From the genome of Spinacia oleracea cultivar Varoflay chromosome 2, BTI_SOV_V1, whole genome shotgun sequence, one region includes:
- the LOC130467319 gene encoding protein FAR1-RELATED SEQUENCE 5-like, with product MKEVKNEDEAYDLYNEYAFSKGFGIRVGKGRKRQNSEFYTMKRFLCSCEGVKDEKRKRTRSYARLDTRTGCTAFVQFSIGKDGVWTVVNHNMIHNHAMVPLNKRHLIRSQRKVSKEALYFMSTLKASGVKVSDTLRVLRKEVGGSPMVGFTASDAYNALSRAKANKLEGHDCHQLIKYFAQRNSSEEGFYYDFELSEEEGLLSFFWRDGRMKRDYDYFGDLLVFDTTYRTNKYDMICAPFVGMNHHSNNVMFGMGFVINEKTESFNWLFQTFLTSMGGNPPITIMTDQAPSIAAGIRNVFPDARHRLCTWHIGENSKKHIGQYRALDGFSDIFNYLLKYCETAAEFEYHWPRMLTHYKCVENPWLKNLYTIREMWCPAYSKNYWSGGVLSSQRCETTNKSVSHRLDKTQGLCDFYHVFLDVISDWRSKENGHDYRNWKGRPEVAAANCGILLHARKIYTIEAYVLFEEQFLKGMACSQEEIRGNTAIEKSYYVWRPKKDLIKHEVRFNQETFAVDCTCQYFTEMGFLCSHALRVYHVHCVPEIPNLYILKRWTKAAMCSHLVEDDGEKSNIVAASVWRAQTLRNFVKLVMSSQDSLQARAEVDSAFGLLKEKVESIRGTIDFSDPKEGEDIFVPLVKNPQNLRKKGERNDRLKGTVEKIYNKAKGNWRRRKAKFTDATRFKAQSAVMELDEVGAPVIFSNSLSDSSDLVVLDPSLFQPPPKYFRRGAAVDKNVESSDKENNSTNETSNDSYIHGSTKTDACTKVKAPLATKAPSATKAPSATKAPSVNKAPSATKAPSVNKAPLATKGTSATKAKKDQQRFEYNIKSAFDLGLSPTPMLTKVSSVTKAPSCTEAKVQRPIHASEIIQVVPTVHGSIQAEKITQVGSKVQGPQVSLVTKPPLGIKGSHQSANDQAYLKFKYDAFLALFDESMAAEEAIKSQ from the exons ATGAAGGAAGTTAAAAATGAAGACGAAGCTTATGATTTGTATAATGAATATGCTTTTAGTAAAGGTTTTGGTATTAGGGTTGGGAAAGGTCGGAAGCGTCAAAACAGTGAATTTTATACTATGAAACGGTTCTTGTGTAGCTGTGAAGGGGTTAAAGATGAAAAAAGGAAGAGAACAAGGTCTTATGCTAGATTGGATACGCGTACTGGGTGTACTGCTTTTGTTCAGTTTTCTATTGGTAAAGATGGTGTATGGACGGTTGTGAATCATAATATGATTCATAATCATGCTATGgttcctctaaataagaggcaTTTGATAAGATCACAAAGGAAGGTTAGTAAGGAGGCTCTTTACTTTATGTCTACTTTAAAAGCTAGTGGTGTTAAAGTGTCTGATAccttgagggttttgaggaaagAAGTAGGCGGATCACCTATGGTCGGTTTTACAGCTAGTGATGCTTATAATGCTTTATCACGTGCAAAAGCTAATAAACTTGAAGGTCATGACTGTCATCAGTTAATCAAGTATTTTGCTCAGAGAAATTCTAGTGAAGAAGGTTTTTATTATGACTTTGAGCTTAGTGAAGAAGAGGGACTTTTAAGTTTCTTTTGGCGTGATGGTCGGATGAAGAGAGATTATGATTATTTTGGGGATTTATTGGTTTTTGATACTACTTATAGGACCAATAAATATGATATGATTTGTGCTCCTTTTGTTGGTATGAACCATCATTCTAATAATGTTATGTTTGGAATGGGTTTTGTTATCAATGAAAAAACCGAATCTTTTAATTGGCTTTTTCAAACTTTCCTTACATCCATGGGTGGAAATCCCCCAATAACCATTATGACAGACCAAGCTCCATCCATTGCTGCTGGGATAAGGAATGTTTTTCCAGATGCTAGACATAGATTATGTACGTGGCATATTGGGGAAAATTCAAAGAAGCATATTGGGCAGTATAGAGCTTTAGATGGTTTTTCTGACATATTCAATTATCTTCTGAAGTATTGTGAAACTGCTGCTGAGTTTGAATATCATTGGCCAag AATGTTGACTCACTATAAATGCGTTGAAAATCCATGGTTGAAGAATTTATATACAATTAGAGAGATGTGGTGTCCTGCTTATTCTAAGAATTATTGGTCTGGTGGTGTGTTATCATCACAGCGATGTGAAACTACCAACAAGTCAGTTTCCCATCGACTTGATAAGACACAAGGGTTATGTGATTTTTATCATGTTTTTTTGGATGTTATTTCTGATTGGAGGAGCAAAGAGAATGGTCATGACTACAGAAATTGGAAAGGTAGACCAGAAGTTGCAGCTGCAAATTGCGGAATTCTTCTTCATGCGAGAAAGATTTACACTATAGAAGCATATGTTTTGTTTGAAGAACAATTTCTTAAAGGGATGGCATGTTCTCAAGAAGAAATACGTGGAAACACAGCTATAGAGAAAAGTTATTATGTGTGGAGGCCTAAAAAAGACTTGATTAAACATGAAGTTCGGTTTAACCAAGAGACTTTTGCAGTGGATTGTACTTGTCAGTACTTTACTGAAATGGGTTTTTTATGTTCTCATGCGCTTCGTGTTTATCATGTGCATTGTGTCCCAGAGATTCCCAATCTTTATATATTGAAGAGGTGGACAAAAGCGGCTATGTGCAGTCATTTGGTTGAAGATGATGGGGAAAAGTCTAATATAGTTGCGGCTTCTGTTTGGAGGGCACAGACCCTTAGGAATTTTGTTAAGCTTGTTATGTCTAGTCAAGATTCTCTTCAAGCTAGGGCTGAGGTTGATTCTGCCTTTGGTCTTTTAAAAGAAAAAGTGGAGAGTATTAGGGGTACTATTGATTTTTCTGATCCTAAAGAGGGTGAAGATATCTTTGTGCCGTTAGTAAAAAACCCACAGAATTTAAGGAAAAAAGGTGAGAGGAATGACAGATTGAAGGGTACAGTTGAGAAAATCTACAATAAAGCTAAAGGGAATTGGAGGAGGAGGAAAGCAAAATTTACAGATGCAACAAGGTTTAAGGCTCAATCTGCAGTCATg gagttggatgaagttggTGCTCCTGTGATTTTTTCTAATTCTCTTAGTGACTCATCTGATCTAGTTGTACTAGATCCATCACTATTTCAG CCACCtccaaaatattttagaagAGGTGCAGCTGTTGATAAAAATGTAGAATCATCGGACAAG gaaaacaattcaacaaatgAAACATCAAATGATTCATATATTCATGGAAGTACTAAAACCGATGCATGTACAAAAGTTAAAGCACCATTGGCTACTAAAGCACCATCGGCTACTAAAGCACCATCGGCTACTAAAGCACCATCGGTTAATAAAGCACCATCGGCTACTAAAGCACCATCGGTTAATAAAGCACCATTGGCTACTAAAGGAACATCAGCCACTAAAGCAAAAAAGGATCAGCAGAGATTTGAGTATAATATCAAGAGTGCATTTGACTTGGGACTTTCACCAACACCGATGCTTACTAAAGTTTCATCTGTTACTAAAGCTCCATCTTGTACTGAAGCTAAAGTTCAACGACCTATTCATGCTtcagaaattattcaagtaGTACCTACAGTTCACGGATCTATTCAGGCTGAAAAAATTACTCAAGTTGGATCTAAGGTTCAAGGACCTCAAGTTTCATTGGTTACTAAACCTCCGTTGGGTATTAAAGGATCTCATCAATCTGCTAATGATCAAGCTTATTTGAAATTTAAGTATGATGCTTTCTTAGCTCTTTTTGATGAATCAATGGCTGCTGAAGAAGCCATTAAAAGTCAATGA